A genomic window from Halogeometricum borinquense DSM 11551 includes:
- a CDS encoding fumarylacetoacetate hydrolase family protein, with the protein MRLARIRTADGVLTGEYDDGTVETDDGAYIVGDDAELLAPCEPSACYCVGRNFAATLEQMEYETPEVPDWFIKPPVSVHPPDEPVEYPAWTEELTYAGELAAVIDERCTDLAIDEVDDAVRGYTILNDLDALDQAGRTARKAFDGSAPLGPWIETDLDPEGIDMTTHVGGEQRQESNTELMLFSPREIISFLSERYTFQPGDVVSFGSPANPGLVEPGEDVTIWYEGIGKLQNTVK; encoded by the coding sequence ATGCGACTGGCACGAATCCGGACCGCCGACGGGGTACTGACGGGTGAATACGACGATGGGACGGTTGAGACGGACGATGGCGCGTACATCGTCGGCGACGATGCCGAGTTGCTTGCACCGTGCGAGCCGTCGGCGTGTTATTGCGTCGGCCGGAACTTCGCCGCGACCCTCGAACAGATGGAGTATGAGACGCCTGAGGTTCCGGACTGGTTCATCAAGCCGCCCGTGTCAGTCCATCCGCCCGACGAACCGGTCGAGTATCCCGCGTGGACGGAGGAACTCACCTACGCGGGCGAACTCGCCGCCGTGATCGACGAACGGTGTACCGACCTCGCTATCGACGAGGTTGACGATGCCGTGCGGGGCTACACCATTCTGAACGACCTCGACGCACTCGATCAAGCGGGACGAACAGCGCGAAAGGCGTTCGACGGATCGGCACCCCTCGGCCCGTGGATCGAGACAGACCTCGATCCCGAGGGCATCGACATGACGACTCACGTCGGCGGCGAACAACGTCAGGAGTCGAACACCGAGTTGATGCTGTTCTCGCCGCGAGAGATCATCTCGTTCCTCTCCGAACGGTACACGTTCCAACCGGGGGACGTCGTCTCGTTTGGGAGCCCCGCCAACCCCGGACTGGTCGAACCGGGCGAAGACGTAACCATCTGGTATGAAGGGATCGGGAAACTTCAAAACACCGTCAAGTAA
- a CDS encoding lipase maturation factor family protein, which translates to MTGNFSWLNALSAVQAIATFSDGVLTSLLPVAAPTAAPTPVPLRAISVLVGLLVLGLSIRPARNMLSSSQVMNTSFDPFSLVNTYGAFGSITRDRYQLVVEGTHAEFPTDDDWTAYEFAGQPVRTGERPSQWAPYHLRLDWQLWFAAMRPRPGPRQRWVIRFLERLLEGDTATLSLLRRNPFSDDPPDRIRVLRYRYRFTTPAERAETGQWWVRERVGTYVHPVSLSDIRSGSRTAVRSPLVGD; encoded by the coding sequence GTGACAGGCAACTTCTCGTGGCTGAATGCGCTCTCTGCCGTGCAGGCGATTGCGACGTTCAGCGATGGTGTGCTTACGTCGCTTCTGCCAGTTGCTGCCCCGACGGCCGCGCCGACGCCGGTTCCGCTGCGAGCGATTTCGGTCCTCGTCGGTCTGCTCGTCCTCGGGTTGAGTATCCGCCCGGCACGGAACATGCTCTCTTCCTCACAGGTGATGAACACGTCGTTCGACCCGTTCAGCCTTGTCAACACTTACGGCGCGTTCGGGTCCATTACGCGAGACCGGTACCAACTCGTCGTCGAAGGCACCCATGCGGAGTTTCCGACCGACGACGACTGGACGGCCTACGAGTTCGCGGGCCAGCCCGTACGAACGGGCGAACGGCCATCGCAGTGGGCACCGTACCACCTCCGATTGGACTGGCAACTCTGGTTCGCCGCGATGCGACCGCGGCCTGGCCCCCGTCAGCGATGGGTTATCCGCTTTCTCGAACGTCTGCTCGAAGGCGATACGGCTACGCTGTCACTGCTACGGCGGAACCCCTTTTCGGACGATCCGCCGGACCGTATCCGAGTGCTTCGCTATCGGTACCGGTTCACGACGCCCGCGGAGCGAGCCGAGACGGGGCAGTGGTGGGTCCGCGAACGCGTCGGCACGTACGTCCATCCCGTCTCGTTGTCCGACATTCGCTCCGGAAGCCGAACTGCGGTTCGAAGCCCGCTAGTCGGGGACTAA
- a CDS encoding DCC1-like thiol-disulfide oxidoreductase family protein, with protein MTDAVLVYDDDCGFCTWWADFLEARSDLRIVGFSALDPSLRDRLPPDYESCSHLVTDDAVYSCGASIEEAMLRTDLGSGARPIVRSLRSVGLYRDVREWGYRHVAHNRSLWGKLLSKHPPAREAATSEDEAKADDPS; from the coding sequence ATGACCGACGCCGTACTCGTCTACGACGACGACTGCGGGTTCTGCACCTGGTGGGCCGACTTCCTCGAAGCTCGCTCGGACCTTCGAATCGTCGGGTTCTCTGCACTCGACCCATCGCTCCGTGATCGACTGCCGCCCGACTACGAGTCCTGTTCGCACCTCGTAACCGACGATGCCGTCTACTCGTGCGGTGCGTCCATCGAAGAGGCGATGCTCCGAACCGACCTTGGATCAGGCGCTCGACCTATCGTCAGGTCGCTCAGGAGCGTCGGACTCTATCGAGACGTTCGGGAGTGGGGGTACCGCCACGTTGCGCACAACCGGTCGTTGTGGGGGAAACTGCTCTCGAAACACCCCCCGGCGCGGGAAGCGGCGACGAGCGAAGACGAGGCGAAAGCCGACGACCCGTCGTAA
- a CDS encoding SPW repeat domain-containing protein, whose product MVDTSQWFNSISALFGAWLFASAFVFGMGGAQFWNSLIIGAAIALLAGYGAYRTRETGMGNTWTSGLAGLLGVWMIAAPFVYGAATTVMASSVISGLVVAVLSGYEAYEARMEARAATTEGPRA is encoded by the coding sequence ATGGTAGACACATCTCAGTGGTTCAATAGCATCAGCGCACTGTTCGGTGCGTGGCTGTTCGCATCGGCGTTCGTGTTTGGCATGGGAGGCGCACAGTTCTGGAACAGTCTCATCATCGGTGCGGCGATTGCGCTCCTCGCAGGGTACGGTGCATACCGCACTCGTGAGACTGGAATGGGCAACACGTGGACCTCCGGTCTCGCAGGATTGCTCGGCGTGTGGATGATTGCAGCGCCGTTCGTGTACGGGGCGGCGACGACGGTAATGGCGAGTAGCGTCATCAGCGGCCTCGTCGTGGCGGTGCTGTCGGGCTACGAAGCCTACGAAGCGCGGATGGAGGCTCGTGCTGCGACCACGGAAGGGCCTCGGGCGTAG
- a CDS encoding ion transporter, whose product MGSHAPSGTDDFREQVRFYLLDHRTAVGKAIDVTLLALNLVFVGVFVAQTYPVSSATDAWLWRAEVAIASVFVVEYVLRLYGSRNRLQEFTNPYTVVDLLSILPTISVFLLPVPAVVLTVGFLRVARVVRVLRFYRFTRDEEFFFGTVSVETLRVMKLLLTVLVVFFVSAGLFYSAEFQTNPDVNNFGDAFYYMVITLTTVGFGDIIPVTSAGRWVTVASVLAAIILVPWQAGKIVREWTNREKVNVTCPNCGLSHHDPDASHCKSCGHIIYQEYDSRQ is encoded by the coding sequence ATGGGCAGTCACGCGCCGTCTGGGACGGACGACTTCCGCGAGCAGGTTCGGTTCTATCTGTTGGACCACCGGACGGCAGTCGGGAAAGCTATCGACGTGACGCTGTTGGCACTGAATCTAGTCTTCGTCGGCGTCTTCGTCGCACAGACGTATCCCGTTTCGTCCGCGACCGACGCGTGGTTGTGGCGCGCCGAAGTGGCTATCGCCTCCGTCTTTGTCGTCGAATACGTCCTCCGGTTGTACGGCTCGCGGAACCGTCTCCAAGAGTTCACGAACCCCTATACGGTCGTTGATCTGTTGTCGATCCTCCCAACGATTTCGGTGTTTCTGCTTCCCGTTCCCGCGGTGGTGCTGACCGTGGGCTTCTTGCGGGTCGCTCGAGTCGTCCGCGTCCTTCGGTTCTACCGGTTCACGCGAGACGAGGAGTTCTTCTTCGGCACGGTCTCGGTGGAGACGCTTCGGGTCATGAAACTGCTATTGACCGTGTTAGTCGTCTTCTTCGTTTCGGCGGGGCTGTTCTACAGCGCCGAGTTCCAAACGAACCCCGATGTGAACAACTTCGGAGACGCCTTCTACTACATGGTAATCACGCTCACGACGGTCGGATTCGGTGATATTATCCCGGTCACGAGCGCGGGGCGCTGGGTGACCGTCGCCAGCGTCCTCGCTGCGATTATCCTCGTCCCGTGGCAGGCGGGGAAAATCGTGCGAGAGTGGACGAACAGAGAGAAAGTCAACGTTACCTGTCCCAACTGCGGGCTCTCTCATCATGACCCCGATGCATCCCACTGCAAATCGTGTGGACACATCATCTATCAAGAGTACGATTCTCGGCAGTAG
- a CDS encoding DoxX family membrane protein encodes MVVETSPAAELFLIGRVLLGGVLAYLGVSNMLDAENKIEYARSTGIPFAGLAVPVSFVLLILGGLGILLGVYPMIASVGVIAFFAGVTPAMHAFWRIDDPDERSQEKTQFLVNFALLGSALIVLVIGSATWPYAP; translated from the coding sequence ATGGTGGTCGAAACGTCCCCTGCTGCCGAACTCTTTCTCATCGGTCGAGTGTTGCTCGGTGGTGTCCTTGCGTATCTGGGTGTCAGTAACATGCTTGATGCCGAGAACAAAATCGAGTACGCTCGGTCGACGGGCATTCCCTTCGCTGGTCTCGCCGTCCCAGTGTCGTTCGTACTACTGATCCTCGGCGGACTTGGGATCCTCCTCGGCGTGTACCCGATGATCGCGAGCGTCGGAGTCATTGCATTTTTCGCCGGCGTCACGCCCGCGATGCACGCATTCTGGCGGATCGATGACCCAGACGAGCGAAGCCAAGAGAAAACGCAATTCCTAGTCAACTTTGCGTTGCTGGGGAGTGCTCTGATCGTACTCGTCATCGGTAGCGCAACGTGGCCGTACGCCCCGTAA
- a CDS encoding carboxymuconolactone decarboxylase family protein → MTTDDSTEAFAGLFADSDAEPEFLTKLRAHDPDFADHVAAIARNAGTDDALSAQTKTLITLALDAADGNTNGVKDLAAVARSQGVSEQELAETVKVIANQGGLGKLAVAAHALTE, encoded by the coding sequence ATGACCACAGACGATTCAACTGAGGCATTCGCTGGATTGTTCGCAGACTCCGACGCTGAGCCGGAGTTCCTGACGAAACTTCGGGCTCACGACCCAGACTTCGCAGATCACGTCGCTGCAATCGCACGAAACGCTGGAACAGATGACGCGCTGTCCGCACAGACGAAGACACTCATCACGCTCGCACTCGATGCCGCCGATGGCAATACGAACGGCGTGAAGGATCTCGCTGCTGTTGCCCGTTCACAGGGCGTTTCCGAGCAGGAACTCGCCGAGACGGTGAAGGTAATCGCCAATCAAGGAGGCCTCGGGAAACTCGCAGTCGCTGCCCACGCTCTCACGGAGTAA
- a CDS encoding winged helix-turn-helix transcriptional regulator produces the protein MVPAPDEKIDDNLREVRELTPNACAGVQSLDQFGTKWRLRILYNLFDGDHRFNELKRASGASSYTLSRVLESLEEDAIVDRRVEEGPPVETHYSLTEKGAALKPVFDAIDEWNAEWVGENGEECHRNA, from the coding sequence ATGGTTCCAGCGCCCGACGAGAAGATCGATGACAACCTACGAGAGGTTCGGGAACTCACGCCGAACGCGTGTGCAGGCGTCCAGTCACTGGATCAGTTCGGCACCAAGTGGCGGCTTCGGATTCTCTACAACCTGTTCGATGGCGACCACCGATTTAACGAGCTGAAACGAGCCTCTGGCGCGAGTTCGTACACACTCTCGCGGGTGCTTGAATCACTCGAGGAAGACGCAATCGTCGACCGCCGTGTCGAGGAAGGGCCGCCCGTCGAGACCCACTACAGCCTGACTGAGAAGGGTGCAGCACTCAAGCCAGTGTTCGACGCAATCGACGAATGGAATGCAGAGTGGGTGGGCGAGAATGGCGAAGAATGCCACAGAAACGCATGA
- a CDS encoding glutathione S-transferase family protein, producing MGRLIDGHWKTTDELTENDQNRSDDGFRERISPDSRYPPESGRYHLYIARACPWAHGAALVRKLLGLEDVISLDIVDPYRGAGGWQFTPDKPGCTPDSIHDSDFLHEVYTAADPEYSGGVTTPVLWDRENGTIVNNESIEIMQMLATAFADHSDEYDLYPAGKRDRIDAVVEKLHEPILQGAYTAGFAESQDTYERAVETMFDALNHWEGVLGDQRFLVGDSLTIADLRLFPALVRFDPVYYTHFKCNIRRLVDYPNLWGYTRDIYQHDGVSETVTLDHIKKHYYRSHTDINPTGFVPVGPDIDFTAPHSRTE from the coding sequence ATGGGACGCCTCATCGACGGCCACTGGAAGACGACTGACGAATTGACCGAGAACGACCAGAATCGAAGTGACGATGGGTTCCGGGAGCGGATCTCCCCGGACTCTCGATATCCCCCGGAGTCGGGGCGCTATCACCTGTACATCGCCCGCGCCTGTCCATGGGCACACGGAGCTGCCCTCGTCCGGAAACTGCTCGGGCTTGAGGACGTCATCTCACTGGACATCGTCGACCCCTACCGTGGGGCCGGTGGCTGGCAGTTCACCCCTGACAAACCCGGCTGTACGCCGGATTCCATCCACGATTCGGACTTCCTCCACGAAGTCTACACAGCAGCCGATCCGGAGTATTCTGGCGGCGTCACCACGCCAGTCCTCTGGGATCGTGAGAACGGGACGATCGTCAACAACGAGTCCATCGAGATCATGCAGATGCTCGCGACGGCGTTCGCTGACCACAGCGACGAGTACGACCTCTATCCGGCGGGCAAGCGTGACCGCATCGACGCGGTCGTCGAAAAGCTGCACGAACCGATCCTCCAAGGCGCGTATACCGCCGGCTTCGCGGAGTCGCAGGACACCTACGAGAGAGCAGTCGAGACCATGTTCGACGCCCTCAACCATTGGGAGGGCGTGCTCGGTGACCAGCGCTTCCTCGTCGGGGACTCGCTCACCATCGCCGATCTCCGACTGTTCCCCGCGCTGGTCCGATTCGACCCCGTCTACTACACGCACTTCAAATGTAACATCCGACGACTCGTCGACTATCCCAACCTTTGGGGGTACACGCGCGACATTTACCAACACGACGGCGTCTCAGAGACGGTTACTCTCGACCACATCAAGAAGCACTACTACCGGAGTCATACGGATATCAACCCGACCGGATTCGTGCCAGTCGGCCCGGATATTGACTTCACGGCCCCCCATAGTCGGACAGAATAA
- a CDS encoding VOC family protein, with the protein MNALQIDHVHLRIPEDEIEHAIEFYQGHLGFPLEGFDEYEAGETPIFHFRLTEDTIIHIRPTDEFVHPERENFDHLAIILDEDIKDVKQELEDAGVIIEREGTPYGATGEAPAIYVRDPFGYLLELKEPVAETA; encoded by the coding sequence ATGAACGCACTACAAATTGACCACGTTCACCTCCGAATTCCGGAGGACGAGATCGAGCACGCAATCGAATTCTATCAAGGCCACCTCGGGTTCCCGCTCGAAGGGTTCGACGAGTACGAAGCGGGTGAGACACCGATTTTCCACTTCCGGCTCACAGAAGACACGATCATCCACATCAGACCGACCGACGAGTTCGTCCACCCCGAACGGGAGAACTTCGATCACCTCGCAATCATCCTGGACGAGGATATCAAAGACGTCAAGCAGGAACTCGAGGACGCGGGCGTCATTATCGAGCGAGAAGGGACGCCCTACGGTGCGACTGGTGAAGCCCCAGCAATCTACGTTCGAGATCCGTTCGGCTATCTTCTCGAACTCAAAGAGCCCGTCGCGGAGACAGCCTAA